A stretch of the Conger conger chromosome 3, fConCon1.1, whole genome shotgun sequence genome encodes the following:
- the eif1ad gene encoding probable RNA-binding protein EIF1AD, with product MSLATKRKHVVKEVLGDFVTPTESQQIVRVVGSPGNNLHEAVTADGKRFLVSMPTKFRKNIWIKRGDFVIVDPIEEGEKVKAEISFILYKDHIRHLQTIGVWPEGFVEDSTLEERRRGQQQEEREEEQHEDDGEMTDSEEDDSDLFVNTNRVNYHYSESEEETSDEEEDEEDEESRENVIVGKD from the exons ATGTCACTGGCCACCAAGCGCAAGCATGTGGTAAAGGAAGTGTTGGGTGATTTCGTCACCCCCACAGAAAGTCAGCAGATTGTTCGG GTTGTAGGCAGTCCTGGGAATAACCTTCACGAAGCAGTGACCGCGGACGGTAAACGGTTCCTGGTCAGCATGCCCACCAAATTCCGTAAGAACATCTGGATCAAAAGAG GGGATTTTGTCATTGTCGACCCCATTGAAGAAGGAGAGAAGGTGAAGGCAGAGATCAGCTTCATACTCTACAAAGACCACATCCGACACCTGCAAACAATTGGAGTCTG GCCAGAGGGTTTCGTGGAGGACTCCACCCTGGAAGAAAGAAGACGGGGCCAGcagcaggaagagagagaagaagaacaaCACGAAGATGATGGAGAGATGACCGACTCAGAAGAGGATGACAGCGACCTTTTTGTCAACACAAACCGCGTCAACTACCACTACAGCGAGAGTGAGGAAGAAACcagtgatgaggaagaggatgaggaagatgaagaaAGCAGGGAGAACGTTATAGTTGGAAAAGACTAA
- the LOC133123328 gene encoding barrier-to-autointegration factor has product MSSTSQKHKDFVAEPMGEKPVMALAGIGEALGKRLEEKGFDKAYVVLGQFLVLKKDKELFGEWIKDTCGANAKQQRDCYGCLREWCDSFL; this is encoded by the exons ATGTCTTCGACTTCTCAAAAACACAAGGACTTTGTGGCCGAGCCCATGGGCGAAAAGCCTGTGATGGCGTTGGCTGGAATAGGGGAGGCTCTTGGGAAGAGACTTGAAGAGAAGGGCTTTGACAAG GCATATGTAGTTTTAGGTCAGTTCCTGGTGTTGAAGAAGGACAAGGAGCTGTTCGGGGAGTGGATAAAAGACACGTGCGGTGCGAATGCCAAGCAGCAGCGTGACTGCTACGGCTGCCTGCGCGAGTGGTGCGACTCGTTCCTGTAG
- the LOC133123326 gene encoding barrier-to-autointegration factor-like — translation MSSTSKKHKDFVAEPMGEKPVMALAGIGEALGKRLEEKGFDKAYVVLSQFLVLKKDEELFGEWMKDTCGANAKQQRDCSGCLREWSDSFL, via the exons ATGTCTTCGACTTCTAAAAAACACAAGGACTTTGTGGCCGAGCCCATGGGCGAAAAGCCTGTGATGGCGTTGGCTGGAATAGGGGAGGCTCTTGGGAAGAGACTTGAAGAGAAGGGCTTTGACAAG GCATATGTAGTTTTAAGTCAGTTCCTGGTGTTGAAGAAGGACGAGGAGCTGTTCGGGGAGTGGATGAAAGACACGTGCGGTGCGAATGCCAAGCAGCAGCGTGACTGCTCCGGCTGCCTGCGCGAGTGGAGCGACTCGTTCCTGTAG
- the LOC133123323 gene encoding barrier-to-autointegration factor-like isoform X1, which yields MLEAYILSVVLAPAVLNGPEWDSITCMAAVMSSTSKKHKDFVAEPMGEKPVMALAGIGEALGKRLEEKGFDKAYVVLSQFLVLKKDEELFGEWMKDTCGANAKQQRDCSGCLREWSDSFL from the exons ATGCTTGAAGCTTACATCCTCTCCGTAGTCCTCGCCCCAGCTGTTCTTAATGGCCCAGAATGGGATTCCATTACCTGCATG GCAGCTGTCATGTCTTCGACTTCTAAAAAACACAAGGACTTTGTGGCCGAGCCCATGGGCGAAAAGCCTGTGATGGCGTTGGCTGGAATAGGGGAGGCTCTTGGGAAGAGACTTGAAGAGAAGGGCTTTGACAAG GCATATGTAGTTTTAAGTCAGTTCCTGGTGTTGAAGAAGGACGAGGAGCTGTTCGGGGAGTGGATGAAAGACACGTGCGGTGCGAATGCCAAGCAGCAGCGTGACTGCTCCGGCTGCCTGCGCGAGTGGAGCGACTCGTTCCTGTAG
- the LOC133123321 gene encoding barrier-to-autointegration factor-like isoform X1: MTGECAGVLTMSVSHEEHCVVNHPGITEDLQRAAVMSSTSKKHKDFVAEPMGEKPVMALAGIGEALGKRLEEKGFDKAYVVLSQFLVLKKDEELFGEWMKDTCGANAKQQRDCSGCLREWSDSFL, from the exons ATGActggtgagtgtgcaggtgtgctcaCGATGTCCGTATCCCACGAGGAGCACTGCGTGGTCAATCATCCAGGGATTACAGAAGATCTTCAGAGG GCAGCTGTCATGTCTTCGACTTCTAAAAAACACAAGGACTTTGTGGCCGAGCCCATGGGCGAAAAGCCTGTGATGGCGTTGGCTGGAATAGGGGAGGCTCTTGGGAAGAGACTTGAAGAGAAGGGCTTTGACAAG GCATATGTAGTTTTAAGTCAGTTCCTGGTGTTGAAGAAGGACGAGGAGCTGTTCGGGGAGTGGATGAAAGACACGTGCGGTGCGAATGCCAAGCAGCAGCGTGACTGCTCCGGCTGCCTGCGCGAGTGGAGCGACTCGTTCCTGTAG